The following are encoded together in the Macadamia integrifolia cultivar HAES 741 chromosome 10, SCU_Mint_v3, whole genome shotgun sequence genome:
- the LOC122091513 gene encoding pleiotropic drug resistance protein 1-like translates to METGESNRTASFRIGSMLSSHGSSFRASSFRSFHASSFHDEEALKWAAIETLPSFRRIRENILSIAEDQGNEIDIEDLGVAERKILLDKSTEVKEEDHLKFLLKLKNRLDEVGIDIPTIEVRFERVNVDAEAYVGIRALPTIFNSIANVLEGILDYLHIVRSKKVPISILHDVSGIIKPGRMTLLLGPPASGKTTLMLALAGKLDKDLKFSGKINYNGHGMEEFVPQRTAAYISQQDLHIGEMTVRETFSFSARCQGVGTRYDILTELSKREKDANINPDPDLDLFLKAASLEGQEFNIVTDYILKTLGLEICADTMVGDEMLRGISGGQRKRVTTGEMLVGPARALFMDEISTGLDSSTTFQIVNSIKQYINILSGTALISLLQPAPDTYELFDDIILLSDGQIVYQGGREHVLDFFESVGFKCPERKGIADFLQEVTSRKDQEQYWAHKDNPYRFIPVKEFVEAFHSFHVGQRLADELATPFDKRKSHPDALTTDKYGVTKKELLKACFSRELLLMKRNSFVYVFKIMQLTVVAFLTMTVFMGTEMHKDSVTRGGIFMGALFFILTMIMFHGIPELSMTVMKLPVFYKQRDLLFYPSWAYSLPTWILKIPISLIEVALWVFITYYVIGFDPNVGRLFKQFLLLVCVSQTASGLFRLIASLGRNMVVSITFGSFGLFMLMVLSGFVLSQDDIKKWWKWGYWISPMTYGQNALVVNEFLGKSWSHLLPNGETLGVAVLKSRGVFIDAYWYWIGVGALTGYVFLFNVLFTVALAYLNPFGKPQAVISEESLKDKHASRTGKIIDLSSIGKSYAASGHFSDQNNINPQSGDEIKTSISSDYSSTRVEGNEANQSKRRGMVLPFKPLSLTFDEIRYSVDMPQEMKARGVKEDRLLLLKGVSGAFRPGVLTALMGVSGAGKTTLMDVLAGRKTGGYIEGSIKISGYPKKQETFARVSGYCEQNDIHSPHVTVYESLLYSAWLRLAPEINSCARKMFIEDVMDLVELDSLREALVGLPGVNGLSTEQRKRLTIAVELVANPSIIFMDEPTSGLDARAAAIVMRTVRNIVDTGRTVVCTIHQPSIDIFDAFDELFLLKQGGEEIYAGPIGRHSYQLINYFEAIEGISRIKNGYNPATWMLEVTATVQEAALGVNFSDIYKNSELYRRNRAMIEELSKPAPRSKDLYFPTRYSQSFFTQCMACLWKQHWSYWRNPQYTAVRLFFTTFMALLIGTIFWNLGTRTERQQDLFNAMGSMYGAVLFLGIQNAGSVQPVVSVERTVFYRERAAGMYSAMAYAFAQVLIEVPHIFIQTVIYGIMVYSMIAFQWTAVKFFWYLFFMYFTLLYYTFYGMMAVAMTPNPHIAAIVSSAFYAQWNLFSGFIIPRPSIPIWWRWYYWACPVSWTLYGLVVSQFGDLQNKLESGKTVEEFLRDYFGFKHDFLGVVAVVIVAFSVLFAVIFAFSIRVFKYQKR, encoded by the exons ATGGAGACTGGTGAATCAAATAGAACTGCTAGTTTTCGTATAGGTAGTATGCTTAGTTCTCATGGTAGCAGTTTTCGTGCTAGTAGCTTTCGCAGTTTTCATGCTAGTAGTTTTC ACGATGAAGAAGCTCTGAAATGGGCAGCTATAGAGACACTCCCCTCATTCCGTCGTATAAGGGAAAATATACTGTCAATAGCAGAGGATCAGGGGAATGAAATTGATATTGAGGATCTTGGGGTTGCAGAGAGGAAGATTTTGTTAGATAAATCAACCGAAGTCAAAGAGGAGGACCATTTGAAGTTCTTGTTGAAGCTCAAGAACCGCCTTGATGA AGTTGGAATTGATATTCCAACGATCGAAGTCCGCTTTGAACGTGTAAATGTAGATGCAGAAGCTTATGTGGGAATCAGAGCCTTACCTACAATATTCAACTCCATAGCTAATGTGTTAGAG GGAATCTTGGATTATCTACATATTGTTCGAAGCAAAAAGGTGCCAATATCAATCCTTCATGATGTTAGTGGAATAATCAAGCCTGGCAG AATGACATTACTTTTAGGCCCTCCAGCCTCTGGAAAGACTACATTGATGTTGGCTTTGGCAGGAAAGCTTGATAAAGATCTGAAA TTCTCtgggaaaataaattacaatGGTCATGGAATGGAGGAGTTTGTCCCACAAAGGACAGCAGCTTATATCAGTCAACAAGATCTCCACATAGGAGAAATGACAGTGAGagaaaccttttctttttctgcaagATGTCAAGGGGTGGGAACTCGTTATG ATATATTGACAGAGCtgtcaaaaagagaaaaagacgCAAACATTAACCCAGATCCTGACCTTGATCTTTTCTTGAAG GCAGCTTCACTAGAAGGACAGGAGTTCAACATCGTCACGGATTATATTCTAAAG ACTTTGGGACTTGAGATTTGTGCTGATACCATGGTGGGAGATGAAATGCTGAGAGGTATCTCTGGAGGACAAAGAAAGCGTGTCACAACAG GGGAGATGCTGGTTGGACCAGCAAGGGCACTTTTCATGGATGAGATATCAACTGGTTTGGATAGTTCAACAACATTTCAGATTGTGAATTCAATTAAGCAATACATCAACATTCTAAGTGGAACAGCTCTCATCTCTCTTCTCCAGCCAGCACCTGATACTTACGAGCTCTttgatgacattattctcctATCAGATGGGCAGATTGTGTATCAGGGGGGCCGTGAGCATGTGCTTGATTTTTTTGAATCTGTGGGTTTCAAATGTCCTGAAAGGAAGGGAATAGCAGACTTCTTGCAAGAG GTGACATCGAGGAAAGATCAAGAACAGTACTGGGCTCATAAGGATAATCCTTACAGATTTATTCCTGTCAAGGAATTTGTCGAGGCATTCCACTCATTCCACGTTGGTCAGAGGCTAGCAGATGAACTTGCCACCCCATTTGATAAGAGGAAGAGTCATCCTGATGCCTTAACTACTGATAAATATGGTGTTACCAAGAAGGAACTCTTGAAAGCCTGCTTTTCAAGAGAACTATTGCTGatgaaaagaaattcatttgtCTACGTTTTCAAGATCATGCAG CTTACTGTTGTGGCATTCTTAACAATGACAGTCTTCATGGGCACTGAGATGCACAAAGATTCAGTAACGCGTGGTGGGATTTTTATGGGTGCTTTGTTCTTTATTCTCACCATGATAATGTTTCATGGAATACCAGAGCTTTCTATGACTGTTATGAAGCTTCCTGTATTTTACAAGCAAAGAGACCTCCTATTCTATCCTTCATGGGCATACTCACTGCCCACATGGATCCTAAAGATTCCTATTTCACTTATCGAAGTTGCTCTTTGGGTGTTCATAACTTACTATGTCATAGGCTTTGACCCAAATGTTGGAAG ACTTTTCAAACAGTTCCTTCTACTCGTATGTGTGAGCCAAACAGCATCTGGATTGTTCCGATTAATTGCCTCACTAGGAAGGAACATGGTTGTTTCAATTACATTTGGGTCCTTTGGATTATTTATGCTCATGGTTCTAAGTGGATTTGTCTTGTCACAAG ATGATATAAAGAAATGGTGGAAATGGGGCTATTGGATCTCTCCTATGACGTATGGGCAAAATGCTTTAGTAGTGAACGAGTTCCTTGGGAAAAGTTGGAGTCAT CTTCTACCCAATGGAGAGACTCTGGGAGTGGCAGTCCTGAAATCCCGTGGGGTCTTCATTGACGcttattggtattggattggtgTAGGGGCATTGACTGGTTATGTTTTCCTATTCAATGTTTTATTCACAGTGGCTCTTGCTTATCTCAATC CATTTGGGAAACCTCAGGCAGTAATATCTGAAGAGAGCTTGAAGGATAAACATGCCAGCAGGACCGGAAAAATAATTGATCTATCATCCATAGGAAAGAGCTATGCAG ctaGTGGGCATTTTTCTGATCAAAACAACATAAATCCACAATCAGGAGATGAAATTAAAACAAGTATTTCATCTGATTATTCATCTACAAGGGTGGAGGGCAATGAAGCCAATCAGAGCAAGAGGCGGGGAATGGTTCTTCCATTTAAACCTCTTTCCCTCACTTTTGATGAAATCAGATACTCTGTTGACATGCCACAG GAAATGAAAGCACGAGGCGTTAAAGAGGACCGGCTATTGCTTCTAAAGGGAGTGAGTGGAGCTTTTAGGCCAGGAGTCCTTACAGCTCTAATGGGTGTTAGTGGCGCTGGTAAGACCACTTTGATGGATGTGTTGGCTGGAAGGAAAACTGGAGGATATATCGAAGGAAGCATCAAGATATCTGGCTACCCAAAGAAACAAGAAACATTTGCTCGTGTATCAGGATACTGTGAACAGAACGATATCCACTCTCCTCATGTTACGGTCTATGAATCCTTGCTCTATTCTGCTTGGCTTCGGTTAGCTCCTGAAATCAATTCTTGCGCTAGAAAG ATGTTCATTGAAGATGTCATGGATCTTGTAGAGCTGGACTCATTGAGGGAAGCATTGGTTGGGCTTCCAGGTGTGAATGGTCTCTCAACAGAGCAGCGCAAGAGGCTGACCATCGCAGTTGAACTCGTTGCCAACCCTTCAATTATATTCATGGATGAACCAACATCTGGCCTGGATGCAAGGGCAGCTGCAATAGTGATGAGAACAGTGAGAAACATTGTGGACACTGGACGAACTGTGGTTTGCACAATCCATCAGCCAAGCATTGACATATTTGATGCTTTTGATGAG CTATTCTTATTGAagcaaggaggagaagaaatatATGCAGGCCCAATAGGGAGACACTCTTATCAATTGATCAATTACTTCGAG GCAATAGAAGGAATTAGTAGGATAAAAAATGGATATAATCCAGCGACATGGATGTTGGAGGTAACAGCAACAGTCCAAGAAGCAGCTTTGGGGGTAAACTTCAGTGACATATATAAGAACTCAGAACTATACAG GAGGAACAGAGCAATGATTGAGGAATTGAGTAAACCTGCCCCTCGTTCAAAAGACCTCTATTTCCCTACTCGGTATTCCCAATCTTTCTTCACGCAATGCATGGCTTGCCTCTGGAAACAGCATTGGTCCTACTGGAGGAATCCACAATACACTGCAGTGAGGCTCTTCTTCACAACTTTCATGGCTCTGTTGATTGGGACAATTTTTTGGAATCTTGGAACTAGGAC GGAGAGGCAGCAGGATCTCTTTAATGCAATGGGTTCTATGTATGGTGCTGTTCTTTTTCTTGGGATACAAAATGCTGGCTCAGTGCAGCCAGTTGTATCGGTCGAGCGGACTGTTTTTTATAGAGAGAGGGCTGCTGGGATGTATTCAGCTATGGCATATGCCTTTGCCCAA GTTTTGATTGAGGTTCCACATATCTTCATACAGACTGTTATATATGGGATTATGGTGTATTCAATGATTGCATTTCAATGGACTGCTGTGAAATTCTTTTGGTATCTGTTCTTCATGTACTTCACATTGTTATACTACACCTTTTATGGTATGATGGCAGTGGCCATGACACCCAACCCACACATTGCTGCTATAGTTTCCTCAGCATTTTATGCACAATGGAACCTTTTCTCAGGATTCATAATTCCAAGACCA AGCATTCCTATCTGGTGGAGGTGGTACTACTGGGCTTGCCCTGTTTCGTGGACATTGTATGGCTTGGTTGTGTCACAGTTTGGAGATTTACAGAACAAGCTTGAATCAGGCAAAACAGTTGAAGAATTTCTAAGGGATTATTTTGGCTTCAAACATGATTTCCTAGGAGTGGTCGCAGTCGTCATTGTTGCATTCAGTGTGCTTTTTGCAGTCATCTTTGCTTTTTCAATACGGGTATTTAAGTATCAGAAAAGATAA